In Ostrea edulis chromosome 4, xbOstEdul1.1, whole genome shotgun sequence, a single window of DNA contains:
- the LOC125668642 gene encoding ependymin-related protein 1-like — protein sequence MNLLSLFTIPLLCHVTWGCCTPKQWSGNMDYLVGSSAGLETGIEKVYYDAKNTKIASIFDIHKNGALYKGQVVMDYEKKVQYAVVDGRCNTTRLKAKFPEACIPAGSKQLSNTHMGTADDSLDVTVYEYPLKFADMMGNIYFTFTNKLCVPVGDTVTGSRGGVGFMASVGYTGIEPGIKDPRVFDKPRECSSFVEEIEMDLYEKFGFVNHKISSLFQSRKFH from the exons ATGAATCTGCTGTCCCTCTTCACCATCCCACTGCTGTGTCACGTGACTTGGGGATGCTGTACCCCCAAACAATGGAGCGGAAACATGGATTATCTGGTCGGCAGCAGCGCAGGACTGGAGACC gGAATTGAGAAGGTTTACTATGATGCCAAAAACACCAAAATTGCCTCGATTTTTGACATACATAAGAATGGTgcactatataaaggacaagtTGTGATGGACTATGAAAAA AAAGTTCAGTACGCCGTTGTAGATGGACGTTGTAACACCACACGACTGAAAGCAAAATTCCCGGAGGCCTGTATACCAG CTGGAAGCAAACAGCTGTCAAACACACATATGGGCACCGCAGATGACAGCCTAGATGTCACTGTGTATGAATACCCACTCAAATTTGCAGatatgatgggaaatatttactTCACATTTACCAATAAACTCTGTGTCCCTGTTGGAGATACTGTCACTGGATCAAGAGGAG GTGTTGGTTTCATGGCTTCAGTTGGATATACAGGAATTGAACCTGGCATCAAAGACCCCCGAGTCTTTGACAAACCAAGAGAGTGTAGCAGCTTTGTTGAGGAG ATTGAAATGGATCTCTATGAAAAGTTTGGGTTTGTGAACCACAAAATATCCAGCCTGTTTCAGAGCAGAAAATTCCACTAA